In Rhipicephalus sanguineus isolate Rsan-2018 unplaced genomic scaffold, BIME_Rsan_1.4 Seq34, whole genome shotgun sequence, a single window of DNA contains:
- the LOC119377079 gene encoding microtubule-associated protein futsch — MTVKHKCSLPVDKSLTSLAPHSVIVIDEDYEIRNYLLDCAAGVSRAVATTTRDQGTQTGARPPVLVRRLLGRARARRFTRLSLRRQQQQQHPQGRKQERSPAKPAGAVGRSGEAPGSSPPVAEDWQRWQSCCVASMLMVPVEGNSTPSGGEPNQSPSLSIRSHESSSQLLDAIRPCSVELLRLTEKEIVRWQHRREPEGRRRWSLRDLDKPGQSVAAPDMSEPKKQRRKRGLSTDSSASSQRSASAGRRRAAPVNSVLPRSERFTNLEARSVEPAHRTRRVSYSSASEDGQMLNKHANSRTGKASKRVKVAAESSTSDRTLREREAGEKADKGQAGEAVTDAGNDAESPAFSAAVATADLGTELSVPPVEKRVSHSRRERKLSSKRHLAVEVIESVPNSDASSSSLSPTSHLVNRSSDPEGSTSRPSIICRIRIQGKHGVISTTSTRPRVVGFVSPDRSTTESRVADLGSPPTFGASESSSSTVVETQMSDGSVPAATPLSSEVTNLSESLKVKVSKRNQSSSATPEATETRLKSPERAYSSTEPLATHLSPEVVDPVEVLKRKVSKQSRSSIVTPEASVVHFESSEATHMLDASSLATPSNSEMADSGVALRRPKRLRKGQSSSVTPEAPVTQSESSEVVRAVDSLESAASPSTSELADPGATLRTKSSRKGKLSDMTPEAPAVQLEGSKSAPVSGASTSLATHLSSELADSGAALRRPRKSKTSTVTPEAPEASAVHLESAEASCASDATTPLATPLSTEVVDSGGAGQPKSSWKSKLRTAASDTRDVHLESCKAGNVPSTHESDPTTLSSEVTDHSASLKVKISRRSKLSITKPETPAAHLESSEAAHMPNAPNPVATPLRSDTEDSGVVLRPKRTRKSKYGNVTTEAPGTHLESSQVVHAPDAPPSFAAPSSAEVVDSGTVLRSKRSRKSKSNITTPETPLESSQAIPTPDVATSAVPLSSKVADSGALLRPKSSRKSKSNMVTSEAPETQLESSKPMLSDAPPTAVEPKVPEAATCSLPSRRNVRSASDVGPKRTRRASTSSPCKPTEFPEPFTSGPASIGDMHDHQLVPLMGAQDAALGTSQSSGDVDAIQEPENVMPVSQRGRRRRIVSLCSSSDSQDATNIPSDDSTAHSENAVQATTRHTRRQAASSKLSLRDVSATRSSSAESVTSTSSCEVLSGGLTEMSLPKQEILSKQASGVEEPSSSKVVVRRMRSRGNSSSASLSHSTESTNAMAPGTTSTVQGGAKTAPSKEAKSRSSSRISANKLALRRKVREEDNNEGKPGAPEQQNDNCLVADTSGSRSPVFDVGVASTATTGTVTSNVSPFDSASCSTGASFAKLVSNRTTTRLVSSGLQVTSSSTPNDGIPKPGAPEAVGPHERPVSSAPRLGTPSSKREVGGLPIRSSKPRKKAALPEAPDPRIQELLVTYERLTITTPSELSGDDSVGSKQPDVAQPSPSFNLPEAAGSGNPPQTSPSSSGTDSVQKEGSQRCESHRAPEAEHLKGLSDSSNLVDTKESDSSKSGASSSTRGAAEASGLMKGAAKGMENSPESVPEPEPVPNCAVSEPDVTDSDRPSSSVNTANKDFVATGGLETSLLHPKQRQCDDTASDVLPVSSDIPISEVTMAEPNIELEAPEEANASSAVSSELAAANASTNANFDAGLNGPVPVGSVQGNSSVISVSEAEISEPIAKPGVSDVARIDAPADELLLSSSSKKLLRTSQPSPSSISSKARREPPTSPVGNGFDNSSSSSINTAVEHSRFHVTSPIEQSSSEILDSHQALQECPAADLVTELNWSIESGQKATEGCTEKATDAAGTPEPVPIPCGQKGNKLSVASSDDVQLEAESSSHICADSEQAAADQESAADSTNSAEVSSADDDFICLSPGGDEDWILLDEVRDDSIELFPSSEGSIAAEGNESCGDDTNVDNSVLASEVNCVDVDVCKKETGDNIGDIGKTGKDIVGASSEKSVRDDGSWVDPVQHSGRESSSKKSIARVCTESCTGNNCDANCGSCDGNVKSVDGASSVTGDNCVVDSGGESCSEAASSMEHFEISSETLANNSCEEILRNFGSDSSMIDVGSESFLDPTGSDKCMEEMAKEDCANITSADLVQDFGSENCVGDIGSEGVEFIASENFIEDIGSEESMELFSGTDSESKQHKKAAAVGESSDSRQHEDTSAMVAAAKSLRVVLERLDDIDARSAIGMLYCKAKKALKYNRAPCKVVEIAENKPERRPENLQAEHAGTEKKDRTVGRSTASKSPVFHRQTLRPSKSLHRDTREPSSQRGPSDPQAQHRSPREQDSSVQPVSAEKAPNSNQKTFKSSKTSHKGLSDSGNQHSSGEPQAQHVNAQEQDGSVAPFSEDKPSFVKQASKSSKSLHKDHRDTRIQHLEKSADGSKAKPTGARKKDRSANRLSVDKSSNGHQNVSNASKSSSQDVKVAKNKDSDASTSKREAQHAVVEKQKVRVAHSSLERSSSRDQEALKSSKTSHRAFKVAKNKDSAASASKAEVQQPFKVTKNKDSAASSRKAEAQQPGTEKQGDGFDHSSVKESPCHDQEASKFSKTSHRAFKVTKNKDSAASSRKAESQQLGTEKQGDGVAHSSLERSSSRDQEALKSSKTSHRTFTVAKNKDSAASASKAEVQQPGTEKRGDSVDHSSVEESPCLDQEASKSSKTSHRAFKVIKNKDSAASSRKAEAQQPGTEKQGDCVDHSSVEESPCHDQEASKSSKASHRAFNVTKNKDSAASSRKAEAQQPGTEKQGDCVDHSSVEESPCLDQEASKSSKTSHRAFKVIKNKDSAASSRKAEAQQPGTEKQGDCVDHSSVEESPCHDQEASKSSKASHRAFNVTKNKDSAASSRKAEAQQPGTEKQGEGFDHSSVEESSCHDQEASKSSKTFHGAFKVSKNKDSPASPNKAEAQQLGPEKQGDIVDHSSAKEPPCHDQEALKFPKASCWNFNIDKNKGSPASLNKAEAQQAVAEKQRDSVDPFSFERSQSQDQELLKSLKTSHQDFKVTENKDSHTSPNKAEAQQAVTEKQGNDVGPFSLEKSSSQDQRASRSSSPLNKGVPTFHNQIPVCENRELRPGNIEDQKAGGDLQQDECAEPLQIARSEPLPPTDMGKVPGLLDQVLDLGELPDAIKCLLDSEVPLPELDADCFSLPPDSTRWLSEDGVVEKRKPDERPQNKEDQTPFCPSSDIVLGDLTKACSLTNEGLVALVPAVPPPTCGPHFNSSNTPRARKKCLRGLAHWQKTKLEAFARDSCFEVDFEHNPELRIAFCRDRSVVLTPARSAPTVALLAPTHQRPPPSPDDDAVSIRELPPLDASPDPSMLLVSPPSTPPRHETSTSQLDGPSGRFALSGARLPADTERVLTVLSVEVHVRTRSDLRPDPAHDPVQCVLWCARGYGVDAPLEAGAMHWGTVNSDPRQADIEDLAGTSLHRTGVATPSLRTQVVRSELDLLHAVIDLVHR; from the exons ATTATGAGATACGAAATTATCTCCTGGACTGTGCAGCTGGGGTGAGCAGGGCGGTGGCCACAACCACCCGGGACCAAGGGACGCAGACGGGAGCACGGCCGCCCGTACTGGTGCGCCGACTGCTGGGCAGAGCACGAGCACGGCGGTTCACGCGCCTCTCTCTGcgacgacagcagcagcagcaacatccGCAGGGGCGGAAGCAGGAACGGTCGCCGGCAAAACCCGCCGGAGCGGTAGGACGATCGGGCGAAGCTCCGGGCTCGTCTCCTCCAGTTGCCGAGGATTGGCAGCGCTGGCAGAGCTGTTGCGTGGCATCCATGCTGATGGTGCCAGTGGAAGGCAACAGCACGCCTTCTGGAGGGGAACCGAACCAATCACCGTCCTTGTCCATCAGGA GTCATGAATCAAGCTCCCAACTGCTGGATGCCATTCGTCCATGCTCCGTCGAGCTTCTCCGCCTGACAGAGAAGGAAATCGTTCGGTGGCAGCATCGGCGAGAGCCGGAGGGTCGCCGGAGGTGGAGTCTGCGGGATCTGGACAAGCCCGGCCAGAGTGTTGCTGCCCCGGACATGTCCGAACCCAAGAAGCAACGCCGGAAACGTGGTCTTTCGACGGACAGCAGTGCCAGTTCACAACGAAGTGCTTCGGCTGGCAGAAGACGTGCTGCCCCTGTGAACTCTGTGTTGCCTCGCTCTGAGCGATTTACAAATCTGGAAGCCCGCTCAGTGGAGCCAGCTCACCGGACTCGTCGTGTTTCTTACAGCTCTGCGTCGGAGGACGGCCAGATGTTGAACAAACATGCAAATTCCAGGACTGGGAAAGCCAGCAAAAGAGTTAAAGTGGCAGCTGAATCTTCCACCAGTGACCGGACATTAAGAGAGAGGGAGGCGGGTGAGAAAGCTGATAAGGGTCAGGCTGGGGAAGCTGTGACAGACGCTGGAAATGATGCAGAGTCTCCAGCCTTCTCTGCGGCTGTGGCTACTGCCGACCTCGGCACGGAGCTTAGTGTACCGCCTGTTGAGAAACGTGTTTCACATTcacgaagagaaagaaagctgTCGTCAAAGCGTCACCTTGCAGTTGAAGTAATTGAATCTGTACCCAATTCTGacgcgtcatcatcatcattgtcaccaACGTCACACCTTGTAAACAGGTCCAGTGATCCCGAAGGGAGTACCAGCAGGCCATCTATCATCTGTCGGATCCGGATCCAAGGAAAACACGGAGTAATCTCTACCACCAGCACTCGGCCTCGTGTGGTTGGCTTTGTCAGTCCCGACAGGTCGACAACAGAAAGCCGTGTTGCGGATCTCGGTAGCCCTCCAACGTTTGGTGCTAGTGAATCGTCGAGCAGCACCGTTGTTGAAACCCAGATGTCAGATGGGTCTGTGCCTGCTGCCACACCTTTGAGCTCTGAGGTGACAAATCTCAGTGAGTCGTTGAAGGTCAAGGTTTCTAAGAGGAATCAATCAAGCTCTGCAACACCTGAAGCAACAGAAACACGGTTAAAAAGTCCTGAACGAGCTTACTCATCAACAGAACCTCTTGCCACGCACTTGAGCCCCGAGGTGGTAGATCCTGTCGAAGTGTTGAAGCGTAAGGTTTCTAAACAAAGTAGGTCAAGCATTGTGACTCCCGAAGCATCTGTTGTGCATTTTGAAAGCTCTGAAGCAACCCATATGTTAGATGCTTCATCACTTGCCACGCCTTCAAACTCTGAAATGGCAGACTCGGGTGTTGCATTGAGGCGGCCCAAGAGGTTGAGGAAGGGCCAATCAAGCTCTGTGACACCTGAAGCACCTGTCACGCAGTCGGAAAGCTCTGAAGTTGTCCGTGCGGTGGACTCTTTGGAGTCTGCTGCCTCACCTTCAACCTCAGAGTTGGCAGATCCTGGTGCTACTTTGAGGACGAAGTCGTCTAGAAAGGGCAAGTTGAGTGACATGACCCCTGAAGCACCTGCCGTACAGTTAGAAGGCTCCAAATCGGCTCCCGTGTCAGGTGCTTCAACATCTCTTGCCACACATTTGAGCTCTGAGTTGGCGGATTCTGGCGCAGCTCTGAGGCGCCCCAGGAAGAGCAAGACGAGCACCGTGACACCTGAAGCACCTGAAGCATCTGCTGTGCATTTGGAAAGTGCTGAAGCCTCTTGTGCATCGGATGCCACAACACCCCTAGCCACACCTCTCAGCACCGAGGTGGTCGACTCTGGTGGGGCTGGGCAGCCCAAGAGTTCTTGGAAGAGCAAGTTAAGAACTGCAGCATCTGACACACGTGATGTGCATTTAGAAAGCTGCAAAGCAGGTAACGTGCCAAGCACTCATGAGTCGGACCCTACAACTCTAAGCTCCGAGGTGACAGATCATAGTGCGTCATTGAAGGTCAAAATTTCTAGGAGGAGCAAGTTAAGCATCACAAAACCTGAAACACCTGCTGCACATCTGGAAAGCTCTGAAGCAGCCCACATGCCAAATGCTCCTAACCCTGTTGCCACACCTTTGAGGTCTGACACAGAAGATTCTGGTGTGGTGTTGAGGCCTAAGAGAACTAGGAAAAGCAAATATGGCAACGTCACAACTGAAGCACCTGGAACACATTTGGAAAGCTCTCAAGTAGTCCATGCGCCAGATGCTCCACCATCTTTTGCTGCACCCTCGAGCGCTGAGGTGGTAGATTCTGGTACAGTGTTGAGGTCTAAGAGATCCAGGAAGAGCAAGTCAAACATCACGACACCTGAGACACCTTTGGAAAGCTCTCAAGCAATCCCAACGCCAGACGTTGCAACATCTGCCGTACCCTTGAGCTCCAAGGTGGCAGATTCTGGTGCACTATTAAGGCCTAAGAGTTCTAGGAAGAGCAAGTCAAACATGGTGACATCTGAAGCACCTGAAACACAGTTGGAAAGTTCCAAACCTATGTTGAGCGATGCACCTCCTACAGCGGTAGAGCCAAAGGTCCCTGAAGCTGCTACATGTAGCTTGCCAAGCAGGAGAAACGTTCGGTCAGCTAGTGATGTTGGGCCTAAAAGAACCAGGCGAGCCTCTACCTCCAGTCCTTGTAAACCAACTGAATTCCCTGAACCCTTCACTAGTGGTCCTGCCAGCATTGGGGACATGCATGACCACCAGCTGGTGCCCCTGATGGGTGCCCAGGACGCAGCCCTAGGAACATCACAATCAAGCGGGGATGTCGATGCTATTCAGGAGCCTGAAAATGTGATGCCAGTCTCGCAGCGGGGCCGACGTAGAAGAATTGTGTCATTGTGCTCCAGTTCGGACAGCCAAGATGCAACAAACATACCATCAGACGACAGCACAGCACATTCTGAAAATGCAGTGCAAGCAACTACCAGGCATACAAGACGCCAAGCAGCAAGCTCTAAACTATCATTGAGAGATGTTAGTGCCACACGTTCAAGCAGCGCAGAGTCAGTCACAAGTACTAGTAGTTGTGAGGTGTTGTCGGGTGGGCTTACTGAGATGAGTTTACCTAAACAGGAAATTTTGAGCAAACAGGCTAGTGGGGTGGAAGAACCAAGCAGCTCGAAAGTAGTTGTAAGGCGCATGCGTTCCAGAGGGAATAGTTCCAGCGCATCATTGAGCCATAGCACTGAAAGCACGAATGCCATGGCACCGGGTACCACTTCTACTGTGCAGGGAGGGGCTAAAACTGCGCCATCTAAAGAAGCGAAAAGTCGCAGCTCATCGAGAATCTCTGCTAACAAGTTGGCTCTTAGAAGGAAGGTTCGTGAAGAAGACAACAATGAAGGCAAGCCCGGTGCTCCTGAACAACAAAATGATAACTGCCTTGTTGCTGACACTTCAGGCAGCCGCTCACCAGTCTTTGATGTTGGTGTTGCCTCTACAGCCACCACTGGCACGGTAACCTCCAATGTTTCACCATTTGATAGCGCTTCCTGCAGCACAGGTGCAAGCTTTGCCAAGCTTGTCAGCAACCGCACCACGACTAGGCTAGTAAGTTCGGGCTTACAGGTGACGAGTAGCAGCACGCCCAACGATGGGATTCCCAAACCTGGTGCCCCTGAAGCAGTCGGCCCTCACGAACGCCCAGTGTCTAGCGCACCTAGGTTGGGCACACCGTCAAGCAAGCGGGAAGTGGGAGGTCTGCCGATACGTTCGAGCAAACCGCGAAAGAAAGCAGCCCTTCCCGAAGCTCCCGACCCTCGAATACAGGAACTGCTCGTCACCTATGAGAGGCTTACTATCACAACGCCTAGTGAGCTGTCGGGTGATGACAGTGTTGGCAGCAAGCAGCCTGACGTGGCACAGCCATCCCCATCGTTTAACTTGCCTGAAGCAGCAGGAAGTGGCAACCCACCACAAACATCTCCATCAAGCAGTGGGACTGATTCTGTTCAGAAAGAAGGCTCCCAAAGATGTGAGAGTCACAGAGCGCCTGAAGCAGAGCACCTTAAAGGACTCTCAGATAGCAGCAACCTTGTTGATACAAAAGAATCTGACAGTTCTAAGTCGGGTGCATCATCCAGTACGCGTGGAGCAGCTGAGGCCAGTGGTTTGATGAAAGGTGCTGCTAAAGGAATGGAAAACAGCCCTGAATCTGTCCCAGAACCTGAACCTGTCCCAAACTGTGCAGTTAGTGAGCCAGATGTGACAGACTCTGACAGACCATCTAGCAGTGTGAATACTGCAAACAAAGACTTTGTTGCCACCGGGGGGTTGGAAACTTCCTTACTGCACCCCAAACAGCGCCAGTGTGATGATACAGCTTCTGACGTCCTCCCTGTAAGTAGTGACATTCCTATTTCTGAGGTAACCATGGCCGAACCAAACATCGAGCTTGAAGCACCTGAAGAAGCAAATGCGAGCTCAGCTGTTAGTAGTGAACTTGCAGCTGCAAATGCTTCGACAAATGCCAACTTTGATGCAGGTTTAAATGGACCCGTACCTGTTGGATCTGTGCAAGGAAACAGCTCTGTTATTTCTGTCAGCGAAGCAGAAATTTCTGAACCAATTGCTAAGCCTGGCGTTTCTGATGTGGCTCGCATCGATGCCCCTGCAGATGAATTGCTGTTGAGCTCCAGCAGCAAGAAGTTGCTGAGAACCAGTCAGCCCAGCCCATCGAGCATATCTAGTAAAGCAAGAAGAGAACCTCCTACTTCACCTGTGGGCAATGGTTTTGACAACTCAAGCTCCAGCTCCATTAATACAGCTGTTGAGCACAGCAGATTTCATGTTACAAGTCCCATCGAACAGAGTTCCTCTGAGATATTGGACAGCCACCAGGCTCTTCAGGAGTGCCCTGCTGCCGATCTTGTGACGGAGTTAAACTGGTCCATAGAGTCGGGCCAGAAAGCAACCGAAGGCTGCACTGAGAAAGCTACTGATGCGGCTGGAACACCAGAACCGGTTCCCATTCCTTGTGGGCAGAAGGGAAATAAACTCTCAGTAGCATCAAGTGATGATGTTCAACTAGAGGCTGAGTCATCATCCCATATATGTGCTGACAGCGAGCAGGCTGCAGCCGACCAGGAAAGTGCCGCTGACTCCACGAATTCGGCGGAGGTGTCATCTGCCGATGACGACTTCATATGCCTCAGCCCTGGTGGTGATGAAGACTGGATCCTACTTGATGAGGTTAGGGACGACTCCATAGAGCTGTTTCCATCATCTGAAGGGAGCATTGCAGCAGAAGGCAATGAAAGCTGCGGTGATGATACAAATGTTGACAACAGCGTATTGGCCTCTGAGGTGAACTGTGTTGATGTTGATGTTTGCAAGAAGGAGACTGGGGACAACATTGGTGATATTGGCAAAACAGGCAAAGACATCGTTGGTGCCAGTAGTGAAAAAAGTGTTCGTGACGATGGGTCTTGGGTGGATCCTgtccagcacagtggcagagaaAGTAGCAGCAAAAAAAGCATCGCAAGGGTTTGCACAGAAAGCTGTACTGGCAACAACTGTGACGCCAACTGTGGAAGCTGTGATGGAAATGTGAAAAGTGTTGATGGTGCCTCTAGTGTCACTGGTGATAACTGTGTTGTAGACAGTGGTGGTGAAAGTTGTTCAGAGGCTGCAAGCAGTATGGAACACTTCGAAATTTCTAGCGAAACCCTAGCAAATAATAGCTGTGAGGAAATTCTTCGCAACTTTGGCAGTGACAGTAGTATGATAGATGTTGGCAGTGAAAGTTTCTTGGACCCCACTGGTAGTGATAAATGtatggaggagatggccaagGAAGATTGTGCCAACATTACTTCTGCAGATCTTGTTCAGGACTTTGGCAGTGAAAATTGTGTTGGTGACATCGGAAGCGAAGGTGTAGAATTCATTGCAAGTGAAAACTTTATCGAAGATATTGGCTCTGAAGAAAGCATGGAGCTGTTTAGCGGGACTGACTCTGAGTCCAAGCAGCACAAGAAAGCAGCTGCAGTTGGTGAAAGCAGTGATTCAAGGCAACACGAAGACACCAGTGCCATGGTGGCTGCTGCAAAATCTTTACGAGTGGTGCTTGAAAGACTGGATGATATTGATGCACGCAGTGCCATTGGAATGTTGTACTGTAAGGCCAAGAAGGCTTTAAAGTATAACAGGGCCCCTTGCAAAGTAGTCGAAATCGCCGAAAACAAGCCTGAGAGGAGGCCTGAGAATTTGCAAGCTGAGCACGCTGGCacagaaaagaaagacagaaccGTTGGCCGATCTACAGCAAGCAAGTCGCCTGTCTTTCATCGGCAGACATTGAGACCTTCCAAGTCTCTGCACAGAGACACTAGAGAACCTAGTAGTCAAAGAGGACCGAGTGATCCACAAGCCCAGCACCGAAGCCCACGGGAGCAAGATAGCAGTGTCCAACCTGTTTCGGCAGAAAAGGCACCTAATTCCAACCAAAAGACCTTCAAATCTTCCAAAACTTCTCACAAAGGTCTCTCAGATTCTGGAAACCAACATTCCTCGGGTGAGCCGCAGGCTCAACATGTTAACGCTCAGGAACAGGATGGAAGTGTTGCACCTTTTTCAGAGGATAAgccatctttcgttaagcaggcATCAAAATCCTCCAAGTCGTTACACAAAGATCACAGGGACACTCGCATCCAACATTTGGAGAAATCGGCTGATGGATCGAAGGCTAAGCCTACAGGTGCAAGAAAGAAAGACCGAAGTGCTAATCGTCTCTCAGTGGATAAGTCATCCAACGGCCACCAGAACGTCTCGAATGCTTCCAAGTCTTCTAGCCAGGATGTCAAGGTTGCCAAGAACAAGGACAGTGATGCCAGTACCAGCAAACGAGAAGCACAGCATGCTGTTGTAGAAAAGCAAAAGGTACGTGTTGCTCACTCTTCATTGGAGAGATCCTCGAGCCGTGACCAAGAGGCTTTGAAATCTTCCAAAACTTCCCACCGAGCTTTCAAGGTTGCCAAGAACAAAGACAGTGCTGCCAGTGCCAGCAAAGCAGAAGTACAGCAGCCCTTCAAGGTTACCAAGAATAAGGACAGTGCTGCCAGTTCCAGAAAAGCAGAAGCACAGCAGCCAGGCACAGAGAAGCAAGGGGACGGTTTTGACCATTCTTCAGTGAAAGAGTCACCATGCCATGACCAGGAGGCTTCAAAGTTTTCCAAGACTTCTCACCGGGCCTTCAAGGTTACCAAGAATAAGGACAGTGCTGCCAGTTCCAGAAAAGCAGAATCACAGCAGCTGGGTACAGAGAAGCAAGGGGACGGTGTTGCTCACTCTTCATTGGAGAGATCCTCGAGCCGTGACCAAGAGGCTTTGAAATCTTCCAAAACTTCCCACCGAACTTTCACAGTTGCCAAGAACAAAGACAGTGCTGCCAGCGCCAGCAAAGCAGAAGTACAGCAGCCGGGTACAGAGAAGCGAGGGGACAGTGTTGATCATTCTTCAGTGGAAGAGTCACCATGCCTCGACCAGGAGGCTTCAAAGTCTTCCAAGACTTCTCACCGGGCCTTCAAGGTTATCAAGAATAAGGACAGTGCTGCCAGTTCTAGAAAAGCAGAAGCACAGCAGCCAGGTACAGAGAAGCAAGGGGACTGTGTTGACCATTCTTCAGTGGAAGAGTCACCATGCCATGACCAGGAGGCTTCAAAGTCTTCCAAGGCTTCCCACCGGGCCTTCAATGTTACCAAGAATAAGGACAGTGCTGCCAGTTCCAGAAAAGCAGAAGCACAGCAGCCAGGTACAGAGAAGCAAGGGGACTGTGTTGACCATTCTTCAGTGGAAGAGTCACCATGCCTTGACCAGGAGGCTTCAAAGTCTTCCAAGACTTCTCACCGGGCCTTCAAGGTTATCAAGAATAAGGACAGTGCTGCCAGTTCCAGAAAAGCAGAAGCACAGCAGCCAGGTACAGAGAAGCAAGGGGACTGTGTTGACCATTCTTCAGTGGAAGAGTCACCATGCCATGACCAGGAGGCTTCAAAGTCTTCCAAGGCTTCCCACCGGGCCTTCAATGTTACCAAGAATAAGGACAGTGCTGCCAGTTCCAGAAAAGCAGAAGCACAGCAGCCGGGTACAGAGAAGCAAGGGGAGGGTTTTGACCATTCTTCAGTGGAAGAGTCATCGTGCCATGACCAGGAGGCTTCAAAATCTTCCAAAACTTTCCATGGGGCTTTCAAGGTTTCTAAGAACAAAGACAGTCCTGCCAGTCCCAACAAGGCAGAAGCACAGCAGCTGGGTCCTGAGAAGCAAGGGGACATTGTTGACCATTCTTCAGCAAAAGAGCCACCATGCCATGACCAGGAGGCCTTGAAGTTCCCCAAGGCTTCCTGCTGGAATTTCAACATTGACAAGAACAAGGGCAGTCCTGCGAGTCTCAACAAAGCTGAAGCACAACAAGCAGTCGCGGAAAAGCAACGGGACAGTGTTGACCCTTTTTCATTCGAAAGGTCACAGAGCCAAGACCAGGAGCTCTTGAAGTCTTTGAAGACTTCCCACCAAGATTTCAAGGTTACCGAGAACAAGGACAGTCACACCAGTCCTAACAAAGCAGAGGCACAGCAAGCAGTAACAGAAAAGCAAGGAAATGATGTTGGCCCTTTTTCATTGGAAAAGTCTTCAAGCCAGGATCAGCGGGCCTCAAGGTCTTCCAGCCCTTTAAACAAGGGTGTTCCAACCTTCCACAACCAGATACCAGTGTGTGAGAACCGTGAGCTGAGGCCTGGTAACATAGAGGACCAAAAAGCGGGAGGTGACCTTCAACAAGATGAATGTGCTGAGCCTCTTCAAATTGCGAGGTCGGAGCCATTGCCTCCAACCGACATGGGCAAGGTGCCTGGTCTGCTAGACCAAGTCCTTGATCTAGGTGAGCTTCCTGATGCCATCAAGTGCCTTCTGGACTCCGAAGTTCCGCTCCCTGAATTGGATGCTGATTGCTTCAGCTTACCACCCGACTCTACACGGTGGCTTTCTGAAGATGGTGTGGTTGAAAAGCGGAAACCCGATGAACGCCCGCAAAACAAGGAGGATCAgacaccattctgcccttcgAGCGACATTGTGCTTGGAGATTTGACCAAAGCTTGCTCGCTCACGAATGAAGGCCTCGTTGCTCTTGTACCGGCTGTGCCCCCGCCTACCTGTGGCCCACATTTCAACAGCTCGAATACTCCTCGAGCCCGCAAGAAGTGCCTGAGGGGCCTGGCCCACTGGCAGAAGACTAAGCTGGAAGCGTTTGCGCGTGACTCGTGCTTCGAGGTGGACTTTGAACACAATCCCGAACTGCGCATTGCCTTCTGTCGTGACCGCAGTGTGGTCCTGACTCCCGCTCGGTCTGCACCGACGGTCGCTTTGCTGGCACCGACCCATCAGCGACCACCGCCCAGCCCAGATGACGATGCTGTGAGCATCCGTGAGCTGCCACCATTGGACGCATCGCCCGACCCATCCATGCTTTTGGTGTCCCCACCAAGCACGCCCCCACGACACGAG